A stretch of the Lolium perenne isolate Kyuss_39 chromosome 3, Kyuss_2.0, whole genome shotgun sequence genome encodes the following:
- the LOC127343218 gene encoding probable receptor-like protein kinase At2g42960 — translation MSSPDISAALSRTTPVFNLRVWVLIAIGIGILMAILFILVLWLSIRRKNKTEKGFDGMSQAEIPVVSKEINIDKGADTQSMNDGEVAFMPVHDKYTKMKNVALLAETRSVDVDAFSQCSSLYNIEKAGSSYSEDYNSSGPKKAGSSPYGYASGSPLVGLPEMSHLGWGHWFTLRDLEFATGRFAKSNILGEGGYGVVYKGRLMNGTEVAVKKILNNVGQAEKEFRVEVEAIGHVRHKNLVRLLGYCVEGIHRMLVYEYVNNGNLEQWLHGAMSQHGILSWESRMKILLGTAKALAYLHEAIDPKVVHRDIKSSNILIDTEFNSKVSDFGLAKLLDSDASHINTRVMGTYGYVAPEYANSGMLNEKSDIYSFGVVLLECITARDPVDYSKPADESNLVEWLKMMVSTKRAEEVVDPSLEIKPPKRALKRAILVGLKCVDPDADKRPKMSHVVQMLEAVQKAYQEDLKKHSQMGSVDLESQQSLEELSNGADA, via the exons ATGTCGTCACCTGACATCAGCGCAGCGTTGTCACGGACAACACCCGTGTTCAATTTGAGAGTATGGGTCTTGATTGCCATCGGCATTGGAATCCTGATGGCAATTCTGTTCATCTTAGTATTGTGGCTTTCCATCCGAAGGAAAAATAAGACAGAGAAAGGATTTGATGGTATGTCGCAAGCAGAGATACCTGTTGTGTCCAAGGAAATCAACATTGACAAAGGAGCTGACACACAAAGTATGAATGACGGTGAAGTGGCCTTCATGCCAGTGCATGATAAGTATACAAAAATGAAGAACGTGGCGCTTTTGGCAGAGACTAGATCTGTCGATGTCGATGCGTTCAGCCAATGCAGCTCATTGTACAATATAGAGAAGGCTGGAAGCTCATACTCTGAAGATTACAACAGTTCGGGTCCCAAGAAGGCAGGCAGTTCACCATATGGATATGCGTCAGGTTCACCTCTAGTTGGCCTGCCAGAGATGTCGCATTTGGGCTGGGGGCACTGGTTCACCTTGAGGGACCTGGAGTTTGCAACAGGTCGGTTTGCGAAGAGCAATATCCTTGGAGAGGGTGGCTATGGAGTTGTCTACAAAGGCCGACTCATGAATGGGACCGAGGTAGCTGTGAAGAAGATCCTTAACAATGT AGGGCAGGCAGAGAAGGAATTTAGAGTAGAAGTTGAAGCCATTGGTCATGTTCGGCATAAGAATCTGGTGCGGCTTCTGGGGTACTGTGTTGAAGGGATACACAG GATGCTTGTCTATGAGTATGTAAACAATGGCAACCTAGAACAATGGCTTCATGGAGCCATGAGTCAACATGGTATCCTTAGTTGGGAAAGCCGTATGAAGATTCTCCTTGGGACAGCAAAAGC gctTGCATACCTTCATGAAGCTATAGACCCCAAAGTCGTACACCGAGATATTAAGTCGAGTAACATCTTAATTGACACTGAATTCAATAGCAAGGTTTCTGATTTTGGGTTAGCCAAACTTCTAGATTCTGACGCAAGCCATATTAATACAAGAGTGATGGGAACATATGG ATATGTTGCACCTGAATATGCGAATAGTGGGATGCTGAATGAAAAGAGTGATATTTACAGTTTTGGAGTTGTGTTGTTGGAATGCATTACAGCTAGGGATCCAGTTGATTACAGTAAGCCTGCAGATGAG TCAAATCTTGTAGAGTGGCTTAAGATGATGGTTAGCACTAAGAGGGCGGAGGAAGTCGTGGACCCAAGCCTCGAGATTAAACCACCTAAACGTGCTCTTAAGCGGGCAATTCTGGTTGGCCTGAAGTGTGTTGATCCTGATGCAGACAAGAGGCCGAAGATGAGCCATGTCGTCCAAATGCTTGAAGCCGTTCAGAAAGCATATCAAGAA GATCTGAAGAAGCACAGCCAGATGGGAAGCGTCGATCTAGAGTCGCAGCAGTCATTAGAGGAGTTGTCAAACGGAGCTGATGCCTGA
- the LOC127343217 gene encoding uncharacterized protein has translation MTDAGVQQQPPPQMNSMSMVQDGSAKPNMGKEHIPGNELWTDGLICAFELVKGHRKLIRHRSLPMQDTGPPLHTKKHAGRNGHHAVSPVLHESNAVEIPCQTEFGIDPFVVKDRLPHAGEILEHKWVPIGWSRIAELVQRVQSDASWENEQVLISDSEDDYTVADVAAPYWQRPGGPTWWFHVTAGHPSVDAWLSSAHWMHPAIRTALRDENRLISDRMKYLLYEVPVRVAGGLLFELLGQSVGDPNHEEEDIPIVLRSWQTQNFLLTAMHVKGPSSNINVLGVTEVQELLIAGGSQTPKTVHEVIAHLVSRLSRWDDRLFRKYVFGEADEIELKFVNRRNSEDLNLVSIILNQEIRRLATQVIRVKWSLHAREEIILELLRHLRGNATRVILERERKSAREMLEEQEAVRGRLFTIQDVMQSTVRAWLQDRSLRITHNLAIFGGGGIVLSIITGLFGINVDGIPGAENTPYAFGLFAGLLFLIGIVLVGVGLMYLGLTNPVTNEKVKVRKLELQQLVTMFQHEAEQHGKVREGLSRHGLSSNASAASSDEGYILIS, from the exons ATGACTGACGCGGGGGTGcagcagcagccgccgccgcAGATGAACAGCATGTCCATGGTGCaagacggcagcgccaagccaaaCATGGGGAAGGAACACATCCCAGGGAATGAGCTCTGGACCGATGGGCTCATCTGCGCTTTTGAGCTCGTCAAGGGTCACAGGAAGCTGATCCGTCACAGGTCGTTGCCAATGCAGGATACAGGGCCCCCGTTGCACACGAAGAAGCACGCAGGTAGGAACGGGCATCATGCCGTGAGCCCGGTACTACATGAGAGCAATGCAGTGGAAATCCCGTGCCAGACGGAGTTTGGTATCGATCCTTTTGTGGTCAAAGATAGGCTACCGCATGCTGGTGAGATTCTCGAGCACAAATGGGTGCCGATTGGGTGGTCGAGGATTGCCGAGCTGGTCCAGAGGGTTCAGTCTGATGCCAGCTGGGAGAATGAGCAGGTGCTGATAAGCGATAGCGAGGATGATTACACGGTGGCCGACGTTGCGGCTCCTTACTGGCAGCGTCCTGGGGGTCCTACTTGGTGGTTCCATGTCACCGCGGGACATCCTTCAGTCGACGCGTGGTTGAGTAGTGCTCACTGGATGCATCCGGCTATCAGAACTGCACTCAGGGATGAAAACCGCCTGATAAGCGACCGGATGAAGTACCTTCTCTACGAG GTCCCAGTTAGAGTTGCAGGAGGACTGTTATTTGAGCTTCTTGGTCAGTCAGTAGGAGATCCTAATCATGAAGAGGAAGACATACCCATTGTACTTCGGTCTTGGCAGACACAGAACTTCCTTTTGACTGCCATGCATGTCAAAGGTCCTTCCTCAAACATAAATGTTTTAGGAGTGACTGAAGTGCAG GAGCTGCTTATTGCTGGTGGAAGTCAAACACCCAAAACAGTTCATGAAGTAATTGCACATTTGGTCAGTCGTCTTTCACGGTGGGATGACAG ATTATTCCGTAAATATGTCTTTGGTGAAGCAGATGAAATTGAATTGAAGTTTGTGAACAG GAGAAATAGTGAAGATCTGAACCTAGTCAGCATCATCTTGAATCAAGAAATCAGAAGATTAGCAACACAG GTGATCAGGGTCAAATGGTCGCTGCATGCAAGGGAAGAAATTATACTTGAGCTTCTCCGACATTTACGGGGAAATGCCACAAGAGTGATTTTAGAGCGAGAGAGGAAATCTGCAAGGGAGATGCTCGAGGAGCAGGAAGCTGTCCGTGGTCGCTTGTTCACCATTCAGGATGTTATGCAGAGCACTGTTCGTGCATGGTTGCAG GACAGAAGCCTTCGTATTACCCACAATTTGGCTATTTTTGGAGGCGGCGGCATAGTTCTATCCATAATCACTGGCCTATTTGGAATTAACGTCGATGGTATACCGGGAGCAGAGAACACGCCTTATGCTTTTGGGCTGTTTGCAGGACTTCTTTTCCTTATTGGAATCGTCCTTGTTGGAGTTGGACTGATGTATCTTGGGCTGACAAATCCAGTAACCAATGAGAAGGTAAAGGTGAGGAAGCTGGAGCTCCAGCAGCTGGTTACAATGTTCCAGCATGAAGCAGAACAGCACGGCAAGGTCCGGGAAGGTCTCAGCCGGCACGGTTTGTCGTCAAATGCATCTGCGGCCTCTTCTGATGAAGGCTACATTCTGATCTCCTGA
- the LOC127343216 gene encoding carboxyl-terminal-processing peptidase 1, chloroplastic — translation MLPLSYAPPHPRPNPRPSHKPKPLPRALPFPDALRAAAAAAAISLSLLAGNAAGAPSAWAAAQPPEETCRGEDGGRDAEVKAEAVTNEQLVEEAWEVVNEGFLPDAGSRPWSPELWMQRKQDILQGSVKSRSRSHEIITKMLASLGDPYTRFLSPSDFSKMSKYDMTGIGLNLREIPDDSGSLRLMVLGLILDGPAHSAGVRQGDELLSVNGIDVRGKSAFDVSSMLQGPKETFVTIKVKHDNCGLVESMKVQRQMAARTPIFYRLEKRDNDNSSVGYIRIKEFNAVAKKDLVSALKRLQNSGASYFVLDLRDNLGGLVQAGIEIAKLFLNKGDTVIYTTGRDRQVQNTIVADSGPLVTAPVMVLVNNRTASASEIVASALHDNCKAVLVGERTYGKGLIQSVFELHDGSGIVVTVGKYVTPDHKDINGDGIEPDYRRLPDLSEARDYLLRCQSKKLS, via the exons ATGCTGCCGCTTTCCTACGCGCCGCCGCACCCGCGGCCGAACCCCCGCCCTAGCCACAAGCCCAAGCCCCTGCCCCGCGCGCTCCCCTTCCCCGACGCCctccgcgcggcggcggcggcggccgccatctctctctccctcctcgcTGGCAACGCCGCGGGCGCACCGTCggcgtgggcggcggcgcagcCCCCGGAAGAGACATGCCGCGGCGAGGACGGCGGACGGGACGCAGAGGTGAAGGCCGAGGCGGTGACCAACGAGCAGCTCGTGGAGGAGGCCTGGGAGGTGGTCAACGAGGGCTTCCTCCCCGACGCTGGCAGCCGCCCGTGGTCGCCGGAGCTGTGGATG CAACGCAAGCAGGATATTCTTCAAGGCTCAGTCAAATCCCGCTCTAGAAGCCATGAGATCATCACCAAAATGCTAGCTAGCCTGGGTGATCCATATACAAGATTCCTATCGCCCTCAGAT TTCTCCAAAATGTCGAAATATGACATGACGGGGATTGGGTTGAACTTAAGAGAGATTCCTGATGACAGTGGCTCTTTAAGGTTGATGGTATTAGGACTGATACTAGATGGGCCTGCTCACTCTGCTGGTGTTAGACAG GGTGATGAGCTTTTGTCGGTCAATGGTATTGATGTAAGAGGTAAATCTGCATTCGACGTGTCATCCATGCTGCAAGGCCCAAAGGAAACATTTGTTACGATTAAG GTTAAGCACGACAACTGTGGTCTTGTTGAGTCAATGAAGGTGCAAAGACAAATGGCTGCTCGCACTCCAATTTTCTATCGTTTGGAGAAAAGAGATAACGATAATTCATCTGTTGGATATATTCGCATTAAAGAGTTCAATGCAGTGGCCAAAAAAGATTTGGTCAGTG CACTGAAACGTCTACAGAATTCAGGTGCCTCCTATTTTGTTTTGGATCTGAGGGACAATCTTGGTGGACTAGTGCAA GCTGGGATAGAGATTGCAAAGCTCTTCTTGAACAAAGGAGACACG GTCATTTATACTACTGGCCGAGATCGTCAAGTCCAAAATACAATTGTTGCTGACAGTGGACCTTTGGTTACAGCTCCTGTGATG GTACTGGTAAATAATAGGACGGCAAGTGCCAGTGAAATA GTTGCTTCAGCTCTTCATGACAATTGCAAAGCCGTGCTTGTTGGTGAAAGGACTTATGGCAAG GGCTTAATCCAGTCGGTGTTTGAACTTCATGATGGTTCTGGTATTGTCGTCACAGTTGGCAAATATGTGACGCCAGATCACAAAGACATCAATGGAGATGGAATAGAACCAGACTACCGCCGTCTTCCTG ATCTCAGTGAAGCCAGGGATTACCTTTTGCGTTGCCAAAGCAAGAAATTAAGCTGA